The following proteins are encoded in a genomic region of Hymenobacter siberiensis:
- a CDS encoding DUF6960 family protein, translating into MKTRPKPVVFGLYGWSPDYGFRYIHPANRRAFELLEPVGKLFEKIAEDDEGEWITIRYDEQQFLVRPELFKEIYHKPKFSFGDSVEETTPQPGQYRHFGHISDVFWDEATDTATYQIVERKRKLPTVFQASELRAD; encoded by the coding sequence TTGAAGACCCGTCCCAAACCCGTTGTTTTTGGCCTCTACGGCTGGTCGCCCGACTACGGCTTCCGCTACATTCACCCCGCCAACCGCCGCGCCTTCGAGCTGCTGGAGCCCGTGGGCAAGCTCTTCGAAAAGATTGCCGAAGACGATGAAGGCGAGTGGATTACCATTCGCTACGACGAGCAGCAGTTCCTCGTGCGCCCCGAGCTGTTCAAGGAAATCTATCACAAGCCGAAATTCAGCTTCGGCGATTCGGTGGAGGAAACCACGCCCCAGCCCGGCCAGTACCGCCACTTCGGCCACATTTCCGACGTGTTCTGGGACGAGGCCACCGACACTGCCACCTACCAGATTGTGGAGCGTAAGCGCAAGCTGCCAACCGTGTTTCAGGCCAGCGAGCTGCGGGCGGATTAG
- a CDS encoding YfcC family protein, with protein MLNGFRFPHPLVLIVGFIILAAALSYVLPAGEFTRHLDAETGRQVVVAGSYHTVPATPVGPLDVLVDVPKGLADAAAVVFLIFLAGGAFTVVDQTGALRFGVDWLLRRAHGREVLIIPLVGTLFATMGALENMGEEIIPLVPVLLVLMRRLGYPVLTAVAASVGAAFVGASFSPINPFQVGIAQKLAQLPLLSGGAYRMGFLLVAVGLWLWATTRHAVRHRQAPDLSLDANEAAAGPATTSRSGLVLLLMLAAFGVFAYGVVQLHWEFEQMAALFLGLGIVAGLVGGRGLTGTAEGFIAGFRDIAFSALLIGFARAIFVVLEQGHIVDTIVHGLAAPLGHLPVALAALGMMGVQTLLHVPVPSGSGQATLTMPLLVPLSDILGLSRQVTVLAFQYGAGLCELITPTNGTLMAMLAATGVRFEQWIKFAAPLWAALFALGAVAVVVGIATGV; from the coding sequence ATGTTAAATGGATTCCGTTTCCCGCACCCGCTGGTGCTCATCGTAGGCTTTATCATTCTGGCGGCTGCGCTCAGCTACGTGCTGCCGGCCGGCGAATTCACGCGCCACCTCGATGCCGAAACCGGGCGGCAGGTGGTAGTGGCCGGCTCTTACCACACCGTGCCCGCCACCCCGGTAGGCCCGCTCGATGTGCTGGTGGACGTGCCCAAGGGCCTGGCCGACGCGGCCGCCGTGGTGTTCCTGATTTTCCTGGCCGGCGGGGCCTTCACGGTGGTGGACCAGACCGGGGCGCTGCGCTTCGGGGTCGACTGGCTGCTGCGCCGCGCCCACGGCCGCGAGGTGCTTATAATTCCGCTGGTGGGCACGCTGTTCGCCACCATGGGCGCGCTGGAAAACATGGGCGAGGAGATAATTCCGCTGGTGCCGGTGCTGCTGGTGCTCATGCGGCGGCTGGGCTACCCTGTGCTCACGGCGGTGGCGGCCAGCGTGGGAGCGGCCTTTGTGGGGGCTTCCTTCAGCCCGATAAACCCGTTTCAGGTGGGCATTGCCCAGAAGCTGGCGCAGCTGCCGCTGCTCTCGGGCGGGGCCTACCGCATGGGCTTTTTGCTGGTGGCGGTGGGGTTGTGGCTGTGGGCTACCACGCGCCACGCCGTGCGCCACCGCCAGGCCCCCGACCTCAGCCTCGATGCCAACGAAGCGGCCGCCGGCCCGGCCACTACCAGCCGCTCCGGCCTGGTGCTGCTGCTGATGCTGGCCGCGTTTGGCGTGTTTGCCTACGGCGTGGTGCAGCTGCACTGGGAGTTCGAGCAGATGGCGGCGCTGTTTCTGGGGCTGGGCATTGTGGCCGGGCTGGTGGGGGGGCGCGGCCTCACGGGCACGGCCGAGGGCTTCATCGCGGGCTTCCGCGACATTGCCTTTTCGGCCCTGCTGATTGGGTTTGCCCGGGCCATTTTCGTGGTGCTGGAGCAGGGCCACATCGTGGACACCATTGTGCACGGGCTGGCCGCACCGCTGGGCCACCTGCCCGTGGCGCTGGCCGCCCTGGGCATGATGGGCGTGCAAACCCTGTTGCACGTGCCCGTGCCCAGCGGCAGCGGGCAGGCCACGCTCACCATGCCGCTGCTGGTGCCGCTGTCCGATATTCTGGGCCTCTCGCGGCAGGTTACGGTGCTGGCGTTTCAGTACGGCGCGGGCCTGTGCGAGCTCATCACGCCCACCAACGGCACCCTCATGGCCATGCTGGCAGCCACAGGCGTGCGCTTCGAGCAGTGGATAAAGTTTGCCGCACCGCTGTGGGCGGCGCTGTTCGCGCTGGGGGCCGTGGCGGTGGTAGTGGGCATCGCGACGGGCGTGTAG